Within the Ananas comosus cultivar F153 linkage group 25, ASM154086v1, whole genome shotgun sequence genome, the region AGGGGGATGGAGGATAGAGGGAGAAGGGTGGTGGCGGATGCGTTGCAGGTCGCGGTGGTCTCTCGAAGGTTCGAACGGGAGGGAAAATAAAAACGTGGACGCATTTGGGCCAGGCGAAAGGAAAGGTGGATTGGGCCCAAATTGGGCCAAAATTGGGCCCAAACTCGGACTAGTTGTACAAGAACGACTAGCTAATCGCGCAGTGAATCACCGCCGCAGGATAAACGTGTCGCACTCCCTCGAACGGCGGAGATTGGATGATTCCGCAAATCGAATCACAAGGCAAAGCAAAGGGCACAAGGCGTGCGACGCAACGAAACCAACGGCTGTGATTTCACCGTAAAAGATCATCTGGGCCGTGGCGACGAAGGCAAGGCTCTCCCCCCACCCACGCCCCGGAAATCTCGCGCCACGTTGCGCCCTCCGCCGCATCCACTGCGCACGAATCACGAGGACGTCTTGGATCCAACGGCGGAGACCCCTCCCCGTCTCGCGCAAGTTAGCACGGCGACACGccctcctctctccctcccccttcCCCCCCTCGAGCTCCTTATTTTTTAGCCTCAGCCCCGTGCTCTGGAGAGAGAAAGCGGAGATTttaaaaagaagggaaaaataaaaattaaaaaataaaaagggtgCGAGGAGAAGATAGGGGGGAGAGAAGCGCGTAGGGGAGAATATCAAAAGgggaaaggaaagagagagacgGAGAGAGATCTTCGGGAGAATCCGAGGTTTCCCTCTCGGATCTCTTCTCCCTCCCACCCTCTTCGCGCTTCGGATCGGAGATCGAATCCGAGGTTACCATTTCCTCGATCGAGATCGAGGGAAACCTCTCGCCTCTTCCGGATCTAGGGTTTTCTCGGGGGGTTTCTagtgttagggttagggtttcgaagGATTCAGTCGCTGTTTTGAGCTCGTCTAGGGCAACAATGGCGGCGTACTTCCCGAGCCAAGTTAGTGCCGTTCAGGTAAATACAATCGAGAACATCTAGGCTAGAAGAACCAGTTTTTTGgcctaattttttgttttttaggatcatttttttttttcagtattgAGGTGAATAAATGCTTCGGATATGGTGTAGGTTGGAACCTTCTTCGTGGGGCAGTACTACAATATCCTTCAGCAGCAACCATCTCTCGTGCATCAGTTTTACAATGAGGCGAGTACTATGATGCGCATTGATGGCGGTGCCTCGGAGGCCGCCACAGGGATGATGGTAATGTTGATATGTGCTTCAATTTTCTCGCTTCTTATTTTGGTTCTATGGTCTCCCGAACTGCGGATGGTGCTGTGAAAGCAAGAGTTAAACTTGTATACTTGTATATTGAATATTGATATAgagtttttgttcttttctgCAGTGGAATTAAACTactgtttttcttttctaagaATCACTCACCACTTGCTGTTAATGCAATCGATGATGCCGTTTTCACCAATTTTCCACCAAAATTAGAATGGGAAGATTTGACGTCTCGAAAACACTATTTCTACTTGATGTTTCCATCAAAGTATTCTCATTTTCGATTTCCCATTTGTAGTAAACACATGCATATTCATAGAGCTGGGTTAGCTAGTCAAAATTCAAGTTAGGATAGTTATATAACAATTTATGGAAGCATTGCTGTCTGAAAATTGATCTAGATTGTTTGAAACAGGTAGAAACTAGAAATCATAGAGTTCTTGGAGTCTCAAAATTTGCAATTTAAGTACTCCATACAAGGATTTTGTTTGGCTCTCTATTTGCAAAAAACCAAACTAAGAATTTCATTAGGAAATGTTTTAAAAGTCTATGTCAGACGATAGGTCTGGTTTTTAATTGAGGAATCCTATACATTATTTTGCAAGCTCTTATTGTCTACACACTTCAATTTTTATTCACTTTATCTATATGAAATGATCTCAAGTCTCGTCAAGCTTGCTTGTCGCCTCTGAAGTTTTTCAGTTATAGTAGATCCTTTTATTTGCTGATACTCATAAAGCTCCTATATTCTACACGGTTCAATTTTTATCCACTTTATGTATATGAAATGATCTCAAGTCTCGTCAAGCATGCTTGTTGCCTGTGAAGTTCTGCAGTTATAGTAGATACTTTTTACTTGCTGGtactaataaattattctttattGACGAATATGGAACAAGATGAACACACCGCTACACCAGTTTgtttttgtcttcttttttttttctcgttggAAAAATGTTTAATGATGCCCTTTTCTTgtaaaagagaaaggaaatcTATTAATGGGCTGATCCTAGCGGTCCTTTTTTCAACTTCTGGAGTAGTAGCTCCCTTGCTTTTTCgccttcttttattattttcccaTATGACTGTAGATAAATTATTGAATATTTCACCATGTAAtgtttatgttttttatttacACGATACcttaaaaattagttaaattatGCATATCTTACATGTAATTATCTGTTTGCTTATTGGCAAAATCTAAATTAGTTCATTTAAGTGCATCATGCTTTAGCTTCAATATGGACCACACAATTTTGTTGCATTTGTTTGCACTACCGTATTATCATGATTTAGCAATCATAGTTTGTCAAGTAATATTCTGCATCATTGTGCAGCAAATCCATTCTCTTATCATGTCCCTGAATTTTACAAGAATTGAGATCAAAACTGCAAATTTTCTGAACTCCTGGGGTGATGGCGTCCTAGTGATGGTTTCTGGTCTTGTACAAGCTAGGGAGTACAATGCTAGAAGGAATTTTGTCCAGACTTTTTTCCTTGCTCCGCAGGAGAAAGGATATTTTATACTGAATGACATGTTCCACTTCCTTGACGAGGAGCAAATACACCAGCCAGCGATAGCAGCCCATGACAAGTTTGAGAACAATTTAACTACATCGGCTAAAGTTCCTGAAGGAGGTATGATATGATAACATGTTGTTTGTATTATTCAACCAGACTTTTCAAGCAAGTTGCTCTTCCTGGTTCCGTTGGTTTTAGTATTGTTACTGTATTGTTTCCAAGTTCGTTTTTGATTCTAATGAAAccatttgttttcctttttgagTTTTAATTGGCAGAGGCTCAATTTTCTGTTTCTTAAATTCTCCCtaaattgatcaaaatttgttgtGCAGCTAATCATTGTTATCTTTTCTGTATCAGTTGATTTGATTGTGTGCTTCTTTGTTAAATTTTCATGTTGGATTCATAGCCTTAAGGTTATCTTGTCTGGTTGATAGTGTACTATGCCTCATTGCGACCTTTTCTCTGTCACTTGTTTGATTTAATGTTGTGCTtctttgttaaaatttttttgttggatttaaCCTTTATGGTTTTCTGGTCAGACTATGCACAAACTAATATGTGATTTTCTGCTTGAAACTATTTCTTATGTGGTTAAGAGTTGATAATATTTCTCCTTGGCCTCTTAAATTTGGTAAGAGTTGAAACGGATATGTGCTTTTTGAATCTGGTGAGAGTTGATAATTTTCTCCTCGACCTGTTGTTGATGATAATACATCTTAGCTCATGCTGGAAATGAGCTATCAAAACATGTTTCTATTTCAGGCATATAGAAACTGTTATTTATGGaatttgttaaataattttctacttgACCTGTTGTTGATGATAATACATGTCAGCTCATGCTGAAAATGAGCTATCAAAATATGCTTCTATTTCAGGCGTATAAAAACTGTTTTGTACGGAATTTgcttgacatcatttaccatctAAGTAGAAGTTTTTGCTCTTATCATTTACTTTTGGCGCTACTTGATTGATTCAGAAAACATTGCGGCAGTTCCTGAATATATGCATGAAGGAGAAAGTCACAGCCAAGAATACATGGTTCCGGCCCAGGTAGAAGAAAATGGCACAATTCCTGAGGAGGACTTTCCTGAGCCACAGCAAGTTTCCCATTCTGACAACTTGGTAGAGGAGCCACCTGCTGAAGAGCCTGCTGCTTCCTTTCCCATTACAACTTCCTTTTCCAATACATCAGCCGCAGCACGGGACCCATCTCCTGTTCGCACAGAGGAACCTTCAGCAGAACCACTAAAGCAAACCTATGCTTCCATTGTATTTATCACTGCTCTTCTCTGTAGCTTTTATATTGACTTTTCTTTTATGAACTAAATAAAGAGTCTTCTGTTCCAAAAAAAGGGAGTTGAGGATGTGAATTTGTGTTAGCGTAAAATGTATGGATTGTCCCAACTTTCTCATATATTGCTATTCCATTCCCAGACTGTAAGAAAAAGGGAAGTTTTCATTGTGAGATGACCATTTTATCCCTTccgtaaaattattttcatcttaCGTGAAATAGGGTCAAAACAGTTGCTTACAGGAACTTATTTTGGTGGGCAAGGATGAAGTTGATTTATATTAAGTGATAATTACAGGGACTAAATAGCAATATCGAGATAGTATAGGGACTATCCATATAACTTAACGTTTGTTTAACTTCCATATGTTTCCCTTTTCTAACTTTTATCGAACCTGTCAGCTACGAGCCGCAAAAGGGCAATCTGGTGCTGCTGCAGCTCCACTAAGCAAACCTTCTCCGGTTCCTTTTGAGTGGCATCAGGCACCTCAGTCAATTCCACAGCAGTCAACTCCCATATTATCGGTGGTACCTGAGAAGTCCGGCAGTGAGGCAGTGGAGGAAGTTAATACACTTGAAGATGAAGGTTAGATTTACTGTACACTACTTGCATAAAGAAGTTCTGATCATATGGTTTAGTGTGTAGTTCATGTTGATCTCATTATGTTTGTCTTTGTAATAGTTGAAAGCAAATCTGTTTACGTGGGAAATGTTCCCCCATCTGTCACGGAGTCCGACCTTGAAAACGAGTTTAAGAAATTTGGTAGAATCAGACCTGACGGTGTTGCTATCAGAAGCCGCAAGGTGTGTATAGTTATATACTATTGTTTCGAGAGTATTTTAACTTCTGGTTTTAATATAATACAAAATGTGAATCTGCAGGATTCCGGTGGCTACTATGCCTTTGTGGAATTTGATGATATCATTGGTGTTCCGAATGCACTAAAGGTAAGTTACGTATATGTTAGCTATGCTAAACAtagtctttctctctctcagaaAATTTATGATAATCTTTGTTCCACCTAATAACCGTGTTCGTTCTACTTGTTATTAGTCGAATCACTTGGCAAATTTTGCATATGATTTGTAATTTGATTCCGTGCAATGAGATTGGCGAgatagatatttttatattcaattgGCAAAAACTTATTGGTTCCTAGACGTGCACAACATTTGCTGCCATTAATCTTAGAAAGCTTTTCTGGTGAATGTATTAcattatatgtaaatttatattatgttgTAGTATTCGGACATTTCTTCTACAAAATCATACTTGATGttctcttttctccttcctctctcctTTCCTCCTCTCTTAGTGCAAAAAGAGCAGGCATTCCAATGAAATTCTGATTTGAAAATAGTGTTGTGATGCATCACTTTCTGTTTGTGTTGTGCTGTAAGAATTTGCAAATACGATAGTCCTTTATATTCACGCATTCCTTGCTGACATCGCTCTCTTGTCACATAGGCATCACCAATAGAAATAAATGGGTTCCAGATATATGTTGAGGAGCGGAGACCTAACAATGGCATTTTCCGAGGTGGAAGTAAGTGCCAAATCTTGTTCCTATCTTTtgttatataatatagttaCATTTATTGCTGTCTCCATCTATTTTAAACATTTGCCTCATATTCCATGCTTTACTGTAGACTCTCTTAGTTGTTTACCTGGttgaacattttttttcttcaaaactaGTGTATGTTGGACTGGATCCCTAGATGGTAATCTTATATGGAGCTACAGTAAAATGTTCACATGCTAAACAATTGATAACTACAGTTCTCTCTCATGTGCTTCATGAATGTCATtgatgattttatttatttactttttttgttttaggtATTAGCATAACTTAGTCTGATAATTTCTCATCTGAATGGCAAAAGCAATCTTGACTTGATTGTTTACTTCCTCATACTATTATCTACATTATCATGGCAGGACGAGGTAGAGGAAGGGGTGGATATCAGTCAGAAGCTCCAAGAGGTCGTTTTGGCGGACGGAGTTTTGCCCGGGCGGTGCCAGACTACAACAGCCGGCCGAGGGGAAACGGGTTCCACCCGCGAGCTCCACGGCAGGATAGGGGTATTTTAGGAAGTCAGGGCGGGAGAGATGGGCAGCTAAACTCATTAGCCTCGCCGTAACCACTTTTGTTTTCGTTCCATCAGCAGGAAATCAGGAGCTAGCTTTCGTCGTCCGAGTGAAACTCTTCTTTAGCTCATGTCTGTTGCTCAATCCGCCGCTGATTAGCTTTTTTATCTAAGTCGTGGAGCCAGTATCCCGTTTTGTGTGTTTGGTTtcttctctttccctcttttATCATTTAGAAGTGCTGGTTTTGGCAGTTCCAGCAGATTCAGAAACTGAGGTTTGAATTTTTGACTGTTTGTCTGTGTTTTATTATAGTGTTTCCTCGGGCCTCTCAGAGCTTgagaaaaatttattatttaatttaccctatttaaaaattatatggtcTTCATTACGGATGTTTTGTGCTGGGTTCGTTATTGGTTTGGCGAAAAGACGAGCGATCTTGTGCCCCTGCAATCAtgagcataataataataatatcatgcCGTTTTAAAGTATTTCTGGGATGTTCCTCGACCTTTGTTCATAAATATTGATTGGGAGGGCCTGTTTTAGAGCTGTAACGTTAGAAGAGTTGAGggtcattttgttttttttggttttcccATTAATTCTTTTAAGCTGGAAATGAAATGCTTGGGTTTTATAGTGTGTAGTAGGGGGGCGGGGGCGTAGtagttttttcagattttttgtattttagcttatagtgtaatttttttatttgatttgatttgatttatctTTTAGTGTGGGAGTCGGATTACTTAGATCGCAATTTCATAGACTCGTATAGATTTAGTTCTCAAAGTATGGtaatggttttctttttttcttttcttttatagttttttttaaaaaaagtttgtgAGGTGTAGTATTTCAATTCGGTTCAAGCGGAGTGCTTAACATTTTCCCATTTAGTAGTGAGTCTGAATAAAATTGATTACAGTATGCAGGCTTATacaagaaaatatagaaaagttGTCCCAAAAATGCGAGGACTAAGGATCTCACGTGCAAAATGTTTAAAAATTGCCCCTTGTACGTTGTTCCATTATAAATGTTAATAATCTTATACTCAATAAattctcaaattaaataaaaaattcttataaattTGTAGTactaattaaacaaattaataataaaacaaagtaaataaaatttcgTCTTTTTATAACGGGTAAAGGTACTCCATCTTGTTCCGTATAGGAGTACCGTCGAAGAATAATTCAGAAAAGGAAATGGAGCGTTAGTGGACGTTGCAGCAAAACA harbors:
- the LOC109729051 gene encoding ras GTPase-activating protein-binding protein 1 — encoded protein: MAAYFPSQVSAVQVGTFFVGQYYNILQQQPSLVHQFYNEASTMMRIDGGASEAATGMMQIHSLIMSLNFTRIEIKTANFLNSWGDGVLVMVSGLVQAREYNARRNFVQTFFLAPQEKGYFILNDMFHFLDEEQIHQPAIAAHDKFENNLTTSAKVPEGENIAAVPEYMHEGESHSQEYMVPAQVEENGTIPEEDFPEPQQVSHSDNLVEEPPAEEPAASFPITTSFSNTSAAARDPSPVRTEEPSAEPLKQTYASILRAAKGQSGAAAAPLSKPSPVPFEWHQAPQSIPQQSTPILSVVPEKSGSEAVEEVNTLEDEVESKSVYVGNVPPSVTESDLENEFKKFGRIRPDGVAIRSRKDSGGYYAFVEFDDIIGVPNALKASPIEINGFQIYVEERRPNNGIFRGGRRGRGRGGYQSEAPRGRFGGRSFARAVPDYNSRPRGNGFHPRAPRQDRGILGSQGGRDGQLNSLASP